One genomic window of Prinia subflava isolate CZ2003 ecotype Zambia chromosome 27, Cam_Psub_1.2, whole genome shotgun sequence includes the following:
- the LOC134562319 gene encoding olfactory receptor 14C36-like, with translation MFNSSSISHFLQLPLAHTRQLQLLHFCLFLAISLAALLANGLIISAVACGHLLHSPMFFFLLHLALSDLGSILTTVPKAMHNSLWDTTNISYEGCAAQLFLFVFFISAEFSLLTIMCYDRYVSICKPLHYGTLLGSRICAHMAAAAWASAFLTALLHTANTFSLPLCHGNALVQFFCEIPHILKLSCSKSYLRELGFIVFSICLGFGCFVFIVFSYVQIFRAVLRIPSEQGRHKAFSTCLPHLAVVSLFLSTGTSAYLKPPSISSPSLDLALSVLYSVVPPALNPLIYSLRNQELKAAVWRLMTGGFQKD, from the coding sequence ATGttcaacagcagctccatcagccacttcctccagctgccattggcacacacgcggcagctgcagctcctgcacttctgcctcttcctggccatctccctggctgccctcctggccaacggcctcatcatcagcgccgtagcctgcggccacctcctgcacagccccatgttcttcttcctgctccacctggccctcagcgacctgggctccatcctcaccactgtccccaaagccatgcacaattccctctgggacaccacGAACATCTCCTATGAaggatgtgctgcacagctgtttctgtttgtatttttcatttcagcagagtTTTCCCTCCTGACCATCATGTGCTACGACCGCTatgtgtccatctgcaaacccctgcactacgggaccctcctgggcagcagaatttgtgcccacatggcagcagctgcctgggccagtgcctttctcactgctctgctgcacacagccaatacattttccctgcccctgtgccatggcaatgccTTGGTCCaattcttctgtgaaatcccacacatcctcaagctctcctgctccaaatcctacCTTAGGGAACTGGGGTTCAttgtattttccatttgtttaggatttggctgttttgtgttcattgttttctcctatgtgcagatcttcagggctgtgctgaggatcccctctgagcagggacggcacaaagccttttccacctgcctccctcacctggctgtggtTTCACTGTTCCTCAGCACAGGCACATCTGCCTACCTGAAgcccccctccatctcctccccatccctggatctggccctgtcagttctgtactcggtggtgcctccagccctgaaccccctcatctacagcctgaggaaccaggagctcaaggctgcagtgtggagacTGATGACTGGAGGATTTCAGAAAGATTAA